The following DNA comes from Myxococcus fulvus.
AGGGCCTCCGGACCTGGTGGCCGGCTTGATCTTCAAAATCAATGGGAGGCGCTGCGAGGCGTCTTCGGCGAGTTCGATTCCCGTGCCCTACCGATAGCGAACTCAGAGGTTTGTGCCCTGTGAAATGGAAGAGGCCGCCTCAGCAGACGTCAGGGCAACTGAAGCGAAGGTGACCACCCCTTCGCAAAACCAGCCGTAGGCGCCATCCGCTCGTCCAGTGACCGGACACAGGATGGATGATTTCCTTCTGTCTGGCGCAGGGCCTCGGCGATTGCCGCCATCCGATTCCACGCCTGCTCGTCGAACGTTCGGCTGCGAATGACACTGGGGATGGGCGCGTCGTTCTCGACCAGACCCCACTTCGCGCGATCTCGTTCCAACGGAGTCCCTCGCAACAGCATCAGAGGGAACGCTTTCACCACGGGAATCCGTTGCCGAAGGCAGAAATCAACCGTGCCACGAAATGATTCCAAAGTTTGCTCGGGCAGACCAAAGATGACGGAAACCTCGAACGAAATGTCTCGTTCGTGGAGCTTGTGGATGCCCTCCACAACGCGTTTGAGTTGATTGCTCCGCTCTACCGCCCGCGCCTCCCGCTCGTGGATGGTCTGGAGGCCGAACTCAAGCCGCACATCAAGCCCCTCGCACGCATCGAGGAACTCATCATCAAGCGTGGAGAAATGGCACTGCAATGACAGCCGCCCTCGATATGCCAGCCGCCGGAGAGCCCCCAGAACAGAAAGGGAGTGGCTCCCGAGATTGAAGAGAGGATCCAGCACGGCGATGTCGTCCACACCCGAGCGCACGAACAAATCAATCTCCTGCTCCAGCCGGGCCAGCGGAATGTCGCGGCGGCGCAGTCGACTGCCTGCCTCGCGGTGCTGACAGAACGAACATCGGAAGGGGCATCCGCGCTGAGTCTCCCAACGGATGAATCGTTGCCGGACGGAAGGCTCGATCACTCCCTCCAGGAAAGGCGATGCCAATCGATCCAACTTTGCCTCGGCCTGCAGGCAGGAGTCAGTCTGCCCCGCCCAGTGGACGCCCATGAACTGAATGCGCTCGGAGGTCGCGGCGAGAGCCACCATGGCCTCCTCACCATACCCGCGCACGAATACATCCGCCTCTGGATAGTAACGCTCAACGCCCACTCCCGCGTATGAAACCTGAGGCCCACCGAGGACGATGCGCCCCATGAATCCTCTCTGCCGGAGCATGACCAGGAGCCGCTTCACCACCTGGTCGTTCCACACGTAGACACCTAAGCCCACGTCCACCATTTCCGGCGCGAGCCCCAAGGCATTCTCGAGGATTCTCTCGAGAACGATCGCGGCGCTGAAGTCAGGTTGATTGATGGCGAAGGAGAACTCTCGCACGTCCATCCCCACGCTCCGCAGCGCCGCGACGATGGAGGCATGCCCCAGCGGAACCCGGGGATCTTTTTCTCGGGTCCAATCGATGGAGACCAAGACGACCCGCCGTGCCCAAGAAGTGGCGAAATGGGCCTCCGCGCCTTGAATGGACATGAGTCCCCCCGAACCTGGTTCGAGCGAAATGTTCAGCGATGGCGACAATGACAGTCAACCCAGACGCAGCATGGCCCGTGGAATTCAATCGGTCGCTGGCCCTGCCCCAATTGAATCCCCTACATCGACTCACCACCCGGACAGACTGGGTGCCTCGCGCCCCGGCCACCGGCGACCCCGTGTGGTGCTTTGACCCGGGCTCACTTGCCTCAGACAGGATCCGAGTCCAGAAAGACTGCGACACCACCGATTCACGTCCATGGGTTCCGCTCAGTGGATCGGGTACGCTTCAGCCTCAAATCCAGTGAGGCAACGATGCTCGCAGCAGAACTTCACGGGAAGCTCGGGGATGGAACCAATGCGAGGGACCGCATGGAAGATATCCTGACGTCGAACGTCTTTGGCCTCCTGCGCTGTGTGGAACACTCGAAACTGCTGATTCCCTGGCTTTCACGGTGCCTCCGAGCGGAGGACTCTTCTCCTGAACTGATTGATGAAGCCATCGACCGTGCGGACATCCGTTTTTGGCCGCGCTTGAACCAGCAAGAGCTGGATGTCCTCATCTTGCTCCATGGCTCACGGGGCATTCACGTCGTGGGCGTCGAGTGTAAGTATGAATCGGGTAAGAGCGGGGCACTCAGCGATACCTCCGGAACGGGGCTGGAGGCAAGCACTCCCAGGGGAGACCAACTGGCCGATTACATGAATGCACTCGCGGCCGATGCCGTGCGCCCACGGCCCTACTCTCCGGAAGCCGTGCACCGACGGAGTCTCATCTATCTGACCGCGCACGCCTCTGCGCCAAGAGACGAATTGGAGGCAAGTCTCCAGTTCCGCCATCCCACGGCATCGATTGACCTCTACTGGCTCGCGTGGCGTCAACTGACTCCCCTCCTTCCGCAGGAGGCAGTCGGCCCCGATGTTTCCGTCCTCCTCTCAGACCTTCGACGAGTGCTCGAACGGCGTGGACTCTCAACCTTCACGGGATGGCACGCACCAACCCTCGCCTGGAGCCTGCTTCAACCAGAACGACTCTTCCAAGTCTCAAGGGATGGGAAGTTCTTTGAACGGATGTCCGCGCCGTCTCTTCCTGCGGACGCAACCTTCTGGAAGGGCACTACACGGAGAGGGGCTTGAACGTGGATCCAAATCTCGGCGAGAAAATCTACCAGGCGTCTTGCTTCATCAGTGACATCTACAAGCAGGTCCGGACCCTTCTTGTCGCCTGCGATGCCCTGTTCGCGGAGGCAGGAATCGCCCCCGCCAATGGAAACGAGGTCGAACTCCATCGCGCCAGGAATCTCGATGCGCCCGCCGCCTGGAATCAACAGGCCGTGGGGCGACTCTATGCGCCGAAGAAGCGCCCTGACGGCACGGTCTCGGCCTTCATCGTGGTGGAAGTACATCTCCGCCCCAAGAGCGCAACCCACGCCCTCCTTGTACTCGCGTATGCCGAGCCCTCCCTACCCGTCATCTCCCAGGCGCTCTCGAGTGAATACAAAGAGGGTGAGTGGCTGGAGGATCTGCTTGTGAACCATTATCCCGCGCAGACCGAATGGAATGGACTGCGCGCCGCGCATCCTCGTCACCTATCGCTCGCCGATGGCCTTCATCTCAAAGCGTGGCCCTTGACGGAGTTTACCGACGAGGAAAGCCTGGGCCGGGCGCTGCGCTCACAGCTAGCTCGCTGGGCGCCTGGCCTGTTCAAGTAAACCGACGCGGCCCACAGGGTGAGGCCCGCATTCCCTGGAGTCAGGTCCGAGCCCCGCGCCCTGACTCGTCGGGGCCAGCAGTGCCAGCACGACGGTGACGCTGGACCAGGACTCGCCACGGCTCGTGTCGCTTCTGCCTTCCGCACCGGTGGTGGTGCGGTTCGGAGAGACTCAGGAGCACCGCGTCGTGCTGTCCTCCGCGCCGGCCCCGGACCTCGCCGTGGCGCTGGTGGCGACTCCGGCTGCAGGGTCACCCACTTCGGCACGGTGCCCGCCTCCGTGACGGTGCGCGCCAGTACGACGGATGCCACATTCCTCTTCACCGCGGATGCACGGGGCGAAGGGGCGGGGACGGTGTCCGCATCGCTGCGGGAATCACGAAGACCTCGGACATCACGGTGACGCCGCCGGCTGCGGCGCTCCAGGGACTGACGCCTTCGACGGCGACTGTGTTCTTCAACGCGACGCAGTCGTTCACGGTGACGCTGGGCCGAGCCGCGCCAGTTGGAGGTGCGTTTGTGGATGTGGCGCTGGCGCCGACCTCGGGCCTGGGCTCGCTGTCCTCCGCGACGGTGACCATCGCCGGGGGACAGACGAGTGGCCAGGTGGTGTTCACCGCGGGCCAGACGGCCGGTGACGTCCGGCTGACGGCGACGTACGACGGTCAGCAACTGTCGGCAGTGCTGACCGTGGCGAACCGCCCAGCCATCAACCACCTGGTCATCAACGAGGTGGACTACGACCAGATCGGCACGGACACGAAGGAGTTCGTCGAGATCTACAACCCGACGGGGGGACCCATTTCCCTGCCGAACACGTTCCTGGTGTTCGTCAATGGCGCGGTGAATCCTCCGGCGAGGCCCAGAAGGTCGACCTCGCGGATTTCGGCATGCTGGGCGCAGGGGAGTTCTGGTGGTGGGCTCGGCCGCGGTCGTCGGCCCCCTGGCGGGTCGTCCCGGGGTGAAGACCCTTCAGCGGGGGGACCTCGGACTTCATCCAGAACGGCGGCAGCGCGGCGAGCCCCTCTGCGGACGCCGTGGCGCTCTACGATGGGGGCCATGATGCGCTCATCGACTCGCGCTCCTACGAGGGAGCCATCACCCAGGCCACCATCGCGGCTCCTCCAAGAAGTTCGACATGCAGGAGGACGCCACGAGCACGGCGACGCTGGCCGACAGCAACACGCTCGAAGGCTCGCTGTGCCGCGACGCAAACAGCACGGACACCGACGACAACGGGGTGGACTTCAAGTTCACCACCACCGTGACGCCGGGCGCGGCCAACGTCATCACCGCGCCGTGATGCGCGCCCGCTAACCGGACGACGAAAGCCCGGGCCGCGCTGGAGACTTCAGCGTGCGCCCGGGCATTCACCGTTCATCGACTCTCAAGAACGAAACCCAGTAGCCCATCCGCCTCATCAAAGCTCTCTGAACGATGCAAGCGCCTCCCCTGAGCAGCCTCAAGGACAACGAGGCAATGACAGGAGATTGTTGGGCTCGTCTCCATCCGCACTCGTTCTCAGGTACTTCTTGCCGTTGCGCTCAGCCACAACGACCCGAACTCGATCCCCAGTTGGGCGCTCCACGTAGAACTCGCCATAGGTTCCTCTCTCGATTGCCACAATGGCGTCTTGCAAGCTGAGCTTCCAGTTGCTTCCGTCCGGGTTCACCCCTCCGATCGATTGGATACTCTCGTATCTACTAAAGCGATCATCCTTCACGACGCAAGAGACTCGGACACTCATCACAGCTCCCCCATTGATGAACAAAACAGCTTGCCCTACGAAAACTCAACACCCCATCGAAACACTCTCCCGATAAGCGTCGACCGTGCCTGGGTCTGGAGATCCGCTTCATCGGTTCGTGCAGTCAGCCATCGCACCAGCCCCCCCTCGATCCGAACTGGTTGCCGCTCGCAGGTCACTCCCAGTTTCTTTGATAGGCAGGGCCTTGCTCCGTTTCAGCTCTCGAACCACGCAGGAGAATGACTCCTGTCAGCAAAGATGTCTCTACCACTCCAGAGGT
Coding sequences within:
- a CDS encoding B12-binding domain-containing radical SAM protein is translated as MSIQGAEAHFATSWARRVVLVSIDWTREKDPRVPLGHASIVAALRSVGMDVREFSFAINQPDFSAAIVLERILENALGLAPEMVDVGLGVYVWNDQVVKRLLVMLRQRGFMGRIVLGGPQVSYAGVGVERYYPEADVFVRGYGEEAMVALAATSERIQFMGVHWAGQTDSCLQAEAKLDRLASPFLEGVIEPSVRQRFIRWETQRGCPFRCSFCQHREAGSRLRRRDIPLARLEQEIDLFVRSGVDDIAVLDPLFNLGSHSLSVLGALRRLAYRGRLSLQCHFSTLDDEFLDACEGLDVRLEFGLQTIHEREARAVERSNQLKRVVEGIHKLHERDISFEVSVIFGLPEQTLESFRGTVDFCLRQRIPVVKAFPLMLLRGTPLERDRAKWGLVENDAPIPSVIRSRTFDEQAWNRMAAIAEALRQTEGNHPSCVRSLDERMAPTAGFAKGWSPSLQLP
- a CDS encoding DUF3892 domain-containing protein, with the translated sequence MSVRVSCVVKDDRFSRYESIQSIGGVNPDGSNWKLSLQDAIVAIERGTYGEFYVERPTGDRVRVVVAERNGKKYLRTSADGDEPNNLLSLPRCP